A genomic stretch from Primulina huaijiensis isolate GDHJ02 chromosome 14, ASM1229523v2, whole genome shotgun sequence includes:
- the LOC140957511 gene encoding uncharacterized protein C24B11.05-like gives MENQDCYHKVTEPKYECILFDVDDTLYPLSSGISVECTKNIIEYMINKLQIEEHKAPEMCALLYKDYGTTMAGLSAVGYNFDYDDYHSFVHGRLPYEWLKPDHTLRSHLHSLPIRKVIFSNGNKAHVDQILSRLGIEDCFDDIISFETLNPTHKDVVVDDNFYGLPKSPIVCKPFENAFEQAFKIADINPHKTLFFDDSIRNLQTAKALGLQTVLVGNSHRTKGVDYSLKSIHNMKEALPELWEARENMDTLHSEKVSLETCVRA, from the exons ATGGAGAATCAAGATTGCTACCATAAAGTTACAGAGCCAAAATATGAATGCATCCTATTTG ATGTTGATGATACCCTTTATCCCCTGAGttctggtatatcagttgaatGCACCAAGAATATCATAG AGTACATGATCAATAAGCTTCAGATAGAGGAGCACAAAGCTCCAGAAATGTGTGCTCTATTGTACAAGGATTATGGTACAACTATGGCCGGTCTTAGC GCTGTTGGATACAATtttgattatgatgattatcaCAG CTTCGTGCATGGGAGATTACCTTATGAATGGCTAAAGCCCGATCACACATTAAGGAGTCATCTGCATAGCTTACCGATAAGAAAAGTT ATTTTTTCAAACGGAAACAAGGCTCATGTTGATCAAATTCTTAGCCGGCTAGGAATAGAGGATTGCTTTGAcgatatcatatcttttgagaCGTTGAATCCTACTCACAAGGATGTAGTAGTTGATGATAATTTTTATG GACTCCCCAAGTCCCCGATTGTGTGCAAGCCATTTGAAAATGCATTTGAACAAGCTTTTAAGATCGCAGATATTAATCCTCACAAAACG TTGTTCTTTGATGACTCGATTCGAAATCTACAAACAGCAAAAGCCCTTGGCCTACAAACCGTTCTG GTTGGCAACTCTCATAGGACAAAAGGTGTAGATTATTCATTGAAAAGCATTCACAATATGAAGGAGGCCTTGCCAGAGCTGTGGGAAGCCAGAGAGAATATGGATACTCTCCATTCTGAGAAAGTTTCTCTTGAGACTTGTGTGAGAGCTTGA
- the LOC140957911 gene encoding scarecrow-like protein 14: MNTAAHQYSVATEDFQFNHRAKPNFPEENRSNEYNFNHEFDGFPVNTKRSPNADESSSEGETSTEMDYSDAMLKFINHVIMEEIDLENKPCMLLDSLALQATEKLLYDVLNNDLGENPGSPSDNFTKSTSNCVSASSSDATIFIESNWDTQNQWEFESFITASSSDSQPFFDSSKRIISHGVFTLDGPPLSQFSVSNSLNESPELKLSGNYVSHSLETKDKNDYRTEIMGRDELDCSPNSSNEKKSRGRGDGDFLEEYRTFKQVADDLGEVEPVEMYDNVLLCSNTENPLMPSHDEVKKSESTKKSQKKDKSKDSNKGNSKGGKKRGEAKEVVDLRGLLIQCAQAVASFDRRTFNDLLIRIRLHSSPHGDGSERLAHYFANALEARLAGTGTELYASISSKRISAAMILKAYKTFISACPYRKMSNVFANRTIKKLATRATRIHIVDFGILYGFQWPCLIQALSNRQEGPPKLRITGIDFPQTGFRPAERVKDTGHRLAKYCERFRVPFEFTAIAQKWETIKLEDLTIDKNELLVVNSLYRLQNVPDETVTVNSPRDAVLDLIRKISPDLFIHGVINGTYNTPFFITRFREALFHFSSMFDMFEASIPQEDSERLLFEDQIFGKEVTNIIACEGSERVERPETYKQWQARNVRAGFRQLPLDHEIVKHVKNKVKREYHKDFSVDEDGMWMLQGWKGRVIHGLSYWKPTSK, encoded by the coding sequence ATGAATACTGCAGCCCATCAATACTCGGTTGCTACGGAAGATTTTCAATTTAATCACCGCGCAAAACCAAATTTTCCTGAAGAAAATCGATCAAATGAATATAACTTCAACCATGAATTTGATGGATTTCCAGTTAACACAAAAAGGTCGCCCAATGCTGATGAATCTTCATCTGAGGGGGAAACTTCTACAGAAATGGATTATTCTGATGCAATGCTTAAGTTCATAAACCATGTGATTATGGAAGAAATAGACTTAGAAAACAAGCCTTGTATGCTTCTTGATTCTTTGGCTCTCCAAGCCACCGAAAAATTATTGTACGATGTTCTTAACAACGATCTTGGTGAAAATCCCGGAAGCCCAAGTGATAATTTTACGAAAAGTACGAGTAATTGTGTTAGTGCAAGCTCCTCTGATGCCACCATTTTTATTGAGTCCAATTGGGATACTCAAAATCAATGGGAGTTTGAATCCTTTATTACTGCCTCTTCGTCTGATTCACAGCCATTTTTTGATTCCTCGAAAAGGATCATTAGTCATGGTGTTTTTACACTGGATGGCCCTCCGTTGAGTCAATTTTCGGTTTCCAATTCATTGAATGAGAGCCCGGAACTCAAGCTTAGTGGTAACTATGTTAGCCATTCCTTAGAAACTAAGGATAAAAACGATTATCGTACGGAAATCATGGGAAGAGACGAACTTGACTGTTCTCCAAATAGTTCAAATGAGAAGAAGAGCCGTGGTAGAGGAGATGGTGATTTTCTGGAAGAGTACCGGACTTTCAAACAAGTGGCTGACGATCTAGGTGAAGTGGAGCCAGTGGAGATGTATGATAACGTGTTGCTTTGTTCAAATACAGAAAACCCCCTGATGCCTTCCCATGATGAAGTCAAGAAAAGTGAATCAACAAAGAAATCCCAAAAAAAGGATAAATCTAAAGATTCAAACAAAGGAAATTCGAAAGGAGGCAAAAAGAGAGGTGAGGCAAAAGAAGTGGTGGATTTGAGAGGCCTATTGATACAATGTGCACAAGCTGTTGCAAGTTTTGACAGAAGGACCTTCAATGATCTCTTAATCCGCATAAGGCTGCATTCGTCTCCTCATGGTGATGGCTCGGAAAGGTTGGCTCACTATTTTGCCAATGCCCTTGAGGCTCGATTGGCTGGAACTGGAACAGAATTATACGCATCGATTTCTTCCAAGAGGATATCAGCTGCCATGATTTTGAAAGCTTACAAGACTTTTATCTCAGCGTGTCCATACAGGAAGATGTCAAATGTGTTTGCGAACAGGACGATCAAAAAACTAGCCACCAGAGCTACCAGAATTCACATTGTTGACTTTGGAATTCTGTATGGCTTCCAGTGGCCCTGCCTGATCCAGGCTCTTTCTAATCGACAGGAAGGACCTCCAAAGCTTCGAATAACTGGTATAGATTTTCCACAGACAGGTTTTCGGCCAGCAGAGAGGGTTAAGGACACTGGCCACCGTCTTGCAAAATACTGTGAGAGATTCCGTGTCCCATTTGAGTTTACGGCAATAGCTCAAAAGTGGGAAACCATCAAACTTGAAGATCTCACAATTGACAAAAACGAGCTACTTGTGGTCAATTCTTTGTACCGGCTTCAAAATGTGCCAGATGAGACTGTAACCGTGAACAGCCCGAGAGATGCGGTATTAGATTTGATCAGGAAGATCAGTCCTGATCTGTTCATCCATGGAGTCATCAATGGGACCTACAACACCCCTTTTTTTATTACTCGGTTTAGAGAAGCACTCTTCCACTTCTCCTCCATGTTTGATATGTTTGAGGCCTCCATACCTCAGGAGGACTCTGAAAGGCTTCTTTTTGAGGACCAGATCTTTGGAAAGGAAGTTACGAATATCATAGCTTGTGAAGGCAGTGAGAGGGTCGAGAGGCCGGAGACTTATAAACAGTGGCAGGCTAGAAATGTAAGAGCAGGTTTTAGGCAGCTCCCACTCGATCATGAAATTGTGAAACATGTGAAGAACAAGGTGAAGAGGGAATATCACAAGGACTTTTCAGTGGATGAAGATGGGATGTGGATGCTGCAAGGATGGAAAGGTCGTGTCATTCACGGTCTCTCGTATTGGAAGCCTACCAGCAAGTGA